Genomic DNA from uncultured Vibrio sp.:
CTTTTGCTTCTGCAAGATTGCCTGTGGAATAGCCCTGAATCTCGTGATGTGGTTCGTAATGTCGTGCAGGAGTTTGCGCTCAAGCACGCTTTTGATCAGCAAGACGCAGAACAAGAAATCGAATACTGCCGTGAGTCACTCATCGATGTTCAACATGAGCTCGAAGATTCTTACCGGATGACTCTGACATCAGAAGCTGCAACGGGTATTTTGCGTAAAGAAACTATGCGCTTTGATACGTCTAAAGCGAAAAGCTACAAAGTCGGTGCGGCTGTGAACTTAGTAAAGCTGGTGATTTTACAGAGCAACATGTCAGTGTCTGAATCTGAGAAAGGCGATAGCCGTTGGGTGTATGTTCCGAAAGATGAATTAGACAGAGTCATCAAAGAGGGTCACGGTGACGTGTACGGCTATGTGAACCAAAACACCAATATGTGCCGCTTGCGCTTTGATGTCGATGCAGAAAGTAACTTGGTGATTCGTGATATTGCTAACCGAGGCATTCTAGTCGGCTTAGTAACCCAAGAAGGCTTAGATATGGAGCGATACCAAAACTGGCTTACTCAAAGCGAAAAAGCGATAAGCCAGCTAAGTGACGCAGAACACCACATGCGTAAAGTGAAAGCTAACTTTCATGATGCACTACCACACAGCTTTGTGGATCCGGAATTGCCGCGTTTAATGGAATCGAGTTTACAGCAGGTAAGCCAAAGACTTGAATCTATCCAAGCTGAAAGCGAGAAAATTGTTCAACGCTTTAAGAACTTACAACAGTTTTTCTCGTAAGGAGGCTTCATGTTAGGTGCAGACGGACTCAACTTAGCATTGATGATAGCAGACTCGGGTATCATCGATAGTGCAGTAAATGACCTAATGGCACGTTCTCAAGTCATGATGATGGCAGAAAACCGCGGCGTAAAATCTTCAGTAAAAAGCCATCTATTGAAGTGGCGTGGCAACGTTAAGAAGCGCATTACTAAGGTGTGTGAAACGGAACGATTTCAGCAAGAACTTGCCTTGTACCAAGAAGTCATTCACTGGAGCGAAGATGAATTTTTTGACCGCATTGAAGGCGTAATCAAAAAGCTAGAGTGGCACTCTGCATTTTATATGCAAGCCCGCCGCATGATGGAGAAGAATAAAGGGGTCAACAACCCGATGTTCCCTCACTACTTTTGCGACCAGTGGTACCAGAGCTTGGCGGATGCAATTAAGCAGGCTCAGTTGAGCGAGCTGGAAGCCAACAAAGAAAAAGTGCTCAACGACCTTTATCAGCGTATGGAAACCATGCGTAATATGGACAAAGTGACCGAGTCTGGTGATACGGAAAGTGTCGGCCGTTTATGGGATATGGCGTCTGCCAAGCTAAGTAAGACAGACCTTTCGGTGATGAAGCGTCATGCCGAATTCTTGAAAAAGCATAAAGGCTTGCAGGAAATCGCTGAGCAACTTGGTCGAATGGCGGGTCAGGTGAATGACCCTGATCTCAACCGAGCACCCGCTGAAGAGTTGCAAATGGTTGAGGAAAAGAGTGACGAAGCGACCGACGACATTGTGGGTATTCACGAAAGTGACGACTTAAATAAACTCCTCCCGAATGAAACCATGTTTTTGGCGTATCCGGAACTTGAAGTCGTGTTCTATAAGCACTTGGTCGACAAGCGT
This window encodes:
- the viaA gene encoding ATPase RavA stimulator ViaA gives rise to the protein MLGADGLNLALMIADSGIIDSAVNDLMARSQVMMMAENRGVKSSVKSHLLKWRGNVKKRITKVCETERFQQELALYQEVIHWSEDEFFDRIEGVIKKLEWHSAFYMQARRMMEKNKGVNNPMFPHYFCDQWYQSLADAIKQAQLSELEANKEKVLNDLYQRMETMRNMDKVTESGDTESVGRLWDMASAKLSKTDLSVMKRHAEFLKKHKGLQEIAEQLGRMAGQVNDPDLNRAPAEELQMVEEKSDEATDDIVGIHESDDLNKLLPNETMFLAYPELEVVFYKHLVDKRLMNYRTQGKSRTLRKVKAHRPDNKAVDIEKGPFIVCVDASGSMSGFPEQCAKAMAYALMQIALAEQRDCYVIIFSTEHITYELTKQDGLREAADFLTYSFHGGTDLEPTLIKSIDLMSGDKYKNADMVVISDFIAPKQQDELLEKVNALKAKKNRFHAISLSKYGNPALMSMFDHVWSYHPNVVGRLLKRVSNS